Proteins from one Gimesia maris genomic window:
- a CDS encoding HD-GYP domain-containing protein, whose translation MVARIIKQKSSPYSALNIDRLRMGVKLQAPIYDAESEKNILLLASGKSITKTTIQNLKKRGIRSVRVHERDLSNLTLAPGENQSSGSTASLRLQSQKLKNRQADETKRTNSPWQIQSQSFLHEVTPPATTAYSPTLQTEYRKEFAVLTKVTDDIYKQILGASRISLSQIQSVTNSSFSQMMQDMDLFVLEGITPVALGNFCRHGLQMSSLAMAMGTQLGLQREHLSQLCIGCLVHDTGMVKINTSGIVGHLPSRPIDSLELRKHPVITYNLLSESNEFSMISRMVAYQIHERCDGSGYPRGQKQNQIHPFAKIAAVADEFISLVSLAAANAEVHPYQAVEQLIYGASRGIFDSSAVRALLQSISLYPVGSAVELNQGQLATVLRTNRQQYDAPVVSVLHPDGKTQIFNLQEHDDLRVIRAIPHAELEALCL comes from the coding sequence ATGGTTGCCAGAATTATCAAACAGAAATCCAGCCCCTACAGCGCGCTGAATATTGACCGCTTGAGAATGGGCGTCAAATTACAGGCACCCATTTACGACGCGGAAAGTGAAAAGAACATCCTGCTGCTGGCCAGCGGGAAAAGTATCACCAAAACGACCATTCAGAACCTGAAAAAACGCGGCATTCGCAGCGTGCGGGTTCATGAACGGGATCTGTCAAACCTGACGCTGGCTCCCGGAGAAAACCAGTCTTCCGGTTCTACTGCTTCCCTGCGGTTGCAGAGTCAAAAGTTAAAAAACCGACAGGCTGACGAGACAAAACGAACCAATTCTCCCTGGCAGATTCAATCCCAGTCCTTTTTACATGAAGTGACTCCGCCCGCAACAACCGCTTACTCTCCCACATTACAAACCGAGTATCGAAAAGAATTCGCCGTACTGACAAAAGTGACAGATGATATTTACAAACAGATCCTGGGCGCTTCGCGAATCAGTTTGTCACAAATTCAATCAGTGACAAACAGTTCTTTCTCACAAATGATGCAGGACATGGATCTGTTCGTCCTGGAAGGAATTACGCCTGTCGCGCTGGGAAATTTCTGCAGACATGGCCTGCAGATGTCGAGCCTGGCAATGGCGATGGGTACGCAACTCGGTCTGCAGCGAGAACATTTATCACAACTCTGTATCGGTTGCCTGGTCCACGACACCGGCATGGTCAAAATTAATACCAGCGGCATCGTAGGACATCTGCCATCCCGGCCCATCGACAGTCTGGAACTCAGAAAACACCCTGTCATCACTTACAATCTACTCAGCGAATCGAATGAGTTCTCCATGATCTCACGAATGGTGGCTTATCAGATTCATGAACGCTGTGATGGTTCCGGATATCCACGTGGCCAGAAACAAAATCAAATCCACCCGTTTGCAAAAATCGCCGCTGTAGCAGATGAATTCATTTCCCTGGTTTCTCTGGCTGCAGCCAATGCAGAAGTCCATCCTTACCAGGCGGTAGAACAGTTGATCTACGGCGCCTCACGTGGAATCTTCGACAGCAGCGCGGTCCGCGCATTATTACAGTCCATCTCGCTTTACCCTGTGGGATCCGCTGTCGAATTGAATCAGGGACAATTGGCTACGGTACTTCGAACTAATCGTCAGCAATACGATGCACCAGTGGTCAGCGTATTGCACCCCGATGGAAAAACGCAAATATTCAACCTGCAGGAACACGATGATCTGCGCGTCATTCGCGCAATTCCCCACGCGGAACTCGAGGCTCTCTGCCTGTAA
- a CDS encoding HAD family hydrolase: protein MKYKAVIFDCDGVLVDSETLGNRVLAEMITDIGFPLSPEQAVQQFKGGKLADCLAVVEDQMDAKLPADFATQVRAQMAKVFEKELQAIQGVREALEAIPVTKCVASNGPEEKMALTLKITDLSRYFDGRIYSAYTVGVWKPEPDLYLYAADQMGVHPNECVVIEDSKLGVQAAVAAGIPVLGYADHSSPVELESFGAKTFRSMYELPALLGLQSSFS from the coding sequence ATGAAATACAAAGCGGTGATCTTTGATTGTGATGGTGTGCTGGTCGACAGTGAAACCCTGGGGAATCGTGTCCTGGCCGAAATGATAACAGACATCGGATTTCCCCTTTCTCCTGAGCAGGCGGTCCAGCAGTTCAAGGGAGGCAAGCTGGCCGATTGTCTGGCGGTCGTCGAAGATCAGATGGATGCGAAGCTACCGGCAGATTTTGCCACTCAGGTCCGTGCACAGATGGCGAAAGTATTTGAAAAAGAACTTCAGGCCATTCAGGGGGTCCGCGAAGCACTGGAAGCGATTCCCGTCACCAAGTGTGTTGCCTCGAACGGCCCCGAAGAGAAGATGGCACTCACCTTGAAAATCACCGATCTGTCCCGCTATTTTGATGGCCGCATTTACTCTGCCTATACGGTGGGAGTCTGGAAACCGGAACCCGATCTGTATCTGTATGCGGCTGACCAGATGGGAGTCCATCCGAATGAGTGTGTGGTCATTGAAGACAGCAAGCTCGGAGTGCAGGCGGCAGTCGCTGCAGGCATCCCGGTACTCGGTTATGCCGACCACAGTTCACCGGTTGAACTGGAATCATTCGGCGCAAAAACCTTTCGCTCCATGTATGAACTGCCAGCCTTACTCGGGCTGCAGTCGTCATTTTCCTGA
- a CDS encoding glycerate kinase type-2 family protein produces the protein MSQTSSTAQRALQIWKAGVRAVDSETLVSRSIQVTDQDLTICGHTIPLQGHERLLVTGAGKAGSGMAAGVEAALRGSALADRTTGWVNVPADCVRPLSKIHLYPARPASLNEPTVEGVYGARQILQKMSNLQPDDICIVLISGGGSALLPAPLPPVTLEDKQLVTRLLMSSGATIQELNCVRKQISAVKGGRLAQAAGYRQLFALIISDIVGDPLDLIASGPTVADESTTQDALQVLQRFVSDPAQIPESVWSVLKSEQTPAHSQKPVRCATVFNHIIGSNATAVEAASEQALALGYEVYSLGSANEGTAADSGVELAELCMQLQAGTGPVHRPACILSGGEPVVDLSSSPHPGKGGRNQELVLAAMQRLWDEAISGFCILSGGTDGEDGPTDAAGGILDEFSLKRAHELKLDPALYLRDHNAYPFLAATDGLLKTGATQTNVMDLRVALVD, from the coding sequence ATGTCGCAGACATCTTCAACTGCTCAGCGTGCTTTACAGATCTGGAAAGCCGGAGTCAGAGCGGTCGACTCAGAAACGCTGGTCTCCCGGTCGATTCAGGTGACAGATCAGGATCTGACGATCTGCGGACACACAATACCTCTGCAGGGCCATGAACGACTGTTGGTAACAGGTGCTGGCAAAGCGGGCAGCGGGATGGCCGCGGGTGTGGAAGCCGCACTGCGAGGTTCAGCGCTGGCTGACAGAACAACCGGCTGGGTGAATGTGCCCGCGGACTGTGTCCGTCCGCTTTCAAAGATTCATCTCTATCCGGCGCGACCTGCAAGCCTGAATGAACCAACAGTGGAAGGCGTATATGGTGCCCGCCAGATCCTGCAGAAAATGTCGAATCTCCAACCGGATGATATCTGTATTGTGCTGATCTCGGGAGGGGGGAGTGCATTGCTGCCGGCCCCACTGCCGCCAGTGACTCTGGAAGACAAACAACTGGTAACACGGTTGCTGATGTCATCGGGAGCAACCATTCAGGAATTGAACTGTGTCCGCAAACAGATCTCCGCTGTGAAAGGGGGACGGCTGGCTCAAGCGGCTGGCTACCGACAACTGTTTGCCTTGATTATTTCAGATATTGTCGGTGACCCGCTCGATCTGATTGCTTCCGGTCCGACTGTAGCCGATGAATCAACGACACAGGATGCATTACAGGTTCTGCAGCGGTTTGTATCCGACCCCGCTCAGATTCCCGAAAGTGTCTGGAGTGTCTTAAAGTCAGAGCAGACGCCCGCACACTCTCAAAAGCCGGTCAGATGTGCGACGGTGTTTAATCATATTATTGGCAGTAATGCAACCGCGGTGGAGGCGGCATCAGAACAGGCTCTGGCGCTGGGGTATGAAGTGTATTCCCTTGGTTCGGCAAACGAAGGGACTGCCGCTGATAGCGGCGTGGAACTGGCCGAACTCTGTATGCAGTTGCAGGCGGGGACAGGACCGGTACATCGGCCTGCGTGTATTCTCAGCGGCGGGGAACCGGTTGTCGATTTATCATCATCGCCCCATCCGGGAAAGGGGGGCCGCAATCAGGAACTGGTACTGGCTGCCATGCAGCGTCTCTGGGATGAAGCGATTTCCGGGTTCTGCATTCTCTCGGGAGGCACTGATGGAGAAGATGGCCCTACTGATGCAGCCGGTGGAATTCTGGATGAGTTCAGCCTGAAACGCGCTCATGAGTTGAAACTGGACCCTGCGCTGTATTTACGGGACCATAATGCATATCCCTTTCTGGCGGCTACAGACGGGCTTCTGAAAACAGGTGCCACGCAGACTAACGTGATGGATCTGCGGGTGGCTCTTGTCGATTGA
- a CDS encoding lysophospholipid acyltransferase family protein, translated as MINWRMVRYRLEYLIFQTLVCIVRSLPLRESVKLAKGMAFVIHRCLPRKLTRYHVAAANLRTAFGEECSDEEIDETIYQMWTHLFRMVVEIIQLPRKLHRGNIFDVLDFDYPPELITALCSGRPVILLSGHYGNWEIAVSVFGLFGFPMGVVARELDNPFLNEWFERFRQHTGHRAMAKKGGYDDMIATIERRGHLALLGDQDAGKRGLFVDFFGKPASTFKSIALLALEYRAYICVGYARRLPDDFENNQWVKFEMGCEQLIDSTQCTSKDPVGEITQQFTTALENAVRKSPEQYFWVHRRWKSEPRVRAKKKRQTETIQEKKAA; from the coding sequence ATGATCAATTGGCGCATGGTAAGATACCGACTGGAATATCTGATTTTCCAGACACTGGTTTGTATCGTCAGATCTTTACCGCTGAGAGAATCGGTGAAACTGGCAAAAGGGATGGCGTTTGTGATTCACCGTTGTCTGCCCCGCAAGCTGACTCGTTATCACGTGGCTGCAGCCAATCTGCGGACTGCCTTTGGTGAAGAATGCTCTGATGAGGAAATCGACGAGACGATCTATCAGATGTGGACGCATCTGTTTCGTATGGTTGTGGAAATCATACAACTCCCCCGCAAACTGCATCGAGGCAATATCTTTGATGTACTGGATTTTGATTATCCGCCGGAGCTGATTACGGCACTCTGTTCAGGGAGGCCGGTGATCCTGTTGAGCGGTCATTATGGAAACTGGGAGATCGCGGTTTCCGTCTTCGGGCTGTTTGGTTTTCCGATGGGAGTGGTGGCCCGGGAGCTGGATAATCCATTCCTGAACGAATGGTTTGAAAGATTCCGTCAGCATACCGGTCACCGCGCGATGGCGAAAAAAGGGGGCTATGATGATATGATTGCCACCATTGAACGTCGTGGACATCTGGCACTGCTCGGCGATCAGGATGCAGGCAAACGCGGTTTGTTTGTTGACTTTTTTGGTAAGCCTGCTTCTACTTTCAAATCAATTGCTCTGCTGGCTTTGGAATACCGGGCCTATATCTGTGTCGGCTATGCCCGCCGGCTACCAGATGATTTTGAAAACAATCAGTGGGTCAAGTTCGAAATGGGCTGCGAGCAGCTGATCGACTCAACTCAGTGTACCTCTAAAGATCCGGTGGGAGAAATCACCCAACAGTTTACGACAGCTTTAGAAAATGCCGTACGGAAATCACCCGAACAGTATTTCTGGGTACATCGCCGCTGGAAGAGTGAGCCACGGGTGCGAGCGAAAAAGAAGCGCCAGACTGAAACGATTCAGGAAAAAAAGGCGGCTTGA
- a CDS encoding tetratricopeptide repeat protein has protein sequence MSTTDSSTAEAKPRRIVRKAIGPKLRKVLYLLFFMVALLGANSIYLVSITVYDWLSGETLENWFYQYMFLAHLILGLVLLAPFILFGIVHIYNTKNRLNRRAVRVGYGLFFISCLVLVSGILLLRIGSFDLKNPTARSVTYWCHVIAPVFALWMYWLHRLVGPKIRWKGGLAYLGVITAMVVGMLMFHSSDPRKWNVIGPKSGEKYFFPSLSRTSTGDFIPAEAMMMDDYCQKCHPDTHADWKNSVHHFSSFNNPAYLASVRETRKVSFERDGNLQASRFCAGCHDPVPFFSGAFDDPNFDDINHITSQAGITCTTCHAITNVNSVRGNGDYTIEEPIHYPFAYSDNNFLQWVNNQLVKAKPAFHKKTFLKDLHKSTEFCGTCHKVHLPEELNQYKFLRGQNHYDSFLLSGVSGHGARSFYYPPKAQENCNKCHMPAKPSNDFGARNFYDSKELSVHNHLFPAANTGIAALRNDPETVAIHQAFLKDNLRVDFFGIREEGKIEGKLIAPLRPEVPTLKPGNKYLLETVLRTLKVGHHFTQGTADSNEIWLDVTVKSGDRIIGRSGSREEDGTVDPWSHYVNAFVIDRDGNRISRRNPEDIFVPLYNNQMPPGAGQTIHYELILPDDLTAPVTVEAKLQYRKFDTHYMQFVASSLEAKGQTLSWKEKGVPYVNTLPITTIASDTITFPIEGVTAKVKNKEVEIPVWQRWNDYGIGLFLKGKAELRQAAEAFEQVDRLDRYDGSLNLARVYFTEGRLEDAVDALKRTASFSNPPAPPWTLAWLSGKVNQQQGHLEEAEKNFRSVLEDQTEERTRRGFDFSKDYVVINDLGQNLFDQAKRFRTEENREQRDQLLNQAVDQFQKTLTLDPENVTAHYGLSLVYDQLKQPELSEKHRKLHQKYKVDDTARGVAERKAREKYPAANHAAEQPVIYSLNRTVKP, from the coding sequence ATGTCAACCACCGATTCTTCCACGGCGGAAGCGAAACCCCGTCGTATCGTCCGCAAAGCCATCGGACCGAAATTACGTAAAGTTCTCTATCTGCTCTTTTTTATGGTGGCATTGCTGGGCGCCAATTCGATCTACCTGGTCAGCATTACCGTCTATGACTGGCTGAGTGGAGAGACTCTGGAAAACTGGTTCTACCAGTACATGTTTCTCGCGCATCTGATCCTGGGGCTGGTGTTACTGGCTCCCTTTATCCTGTTTGGCATCGTACACATTTATAACACGAAGAACCGTCTCAACCGCCGCGCTGTCCGCGTGGGATATGGCCTCTTCTTTATTTCCTGCCTGGTACTGGTTTCCGGAATCTTATTGTTACGCATTGGTTCCTTCGACTTGAAAAACCCCACCGCGAGATCGGTCACCTACTGGTGTCACGTGATTGCGCCGGTGTTTGCCCTCTGGATGTACTGGCTGCATCGCCTGGTCGGCCCCAAGATCAGGTGGAAGGGGGGACTCGCTTACCTGGGTGTCATCACTGCCATGGTGGTTGGCATGCTGATGTTCCATTCTTCCGATCCCCGCAAATGGAATGTGATTGGCCCCAAGTCAGGTGAGAAATATTTCTTTCCCTCACTCTCCCGGACTTCGACAGGTGACTTCATTCCCGCAGAAGCGATGATGATGGATGACTATTGTCAGAAATGTCATCCCGATACACACGCCGACTGGAAAAACAGCGTGCATCATTTCAGCTCGTTTAATAATCCAGCCTATCTCGCTTCGGTCAGAGAAACCCGCAAAGTTTCCTTCGAACGTGATGGCAATCTGCAGGCATCCCGCTTCTGTGCCGGCTGCCACGATCCGGTCCCCTTCTTCAGCGGTGCCTTTGATGATCCCAATTTTGATGATATCAACCACATCACCTCGCAGGCGGGAATTACCTGCACGACCTGCCATGCCATAACGAACGTCAACAGTGTGCGTGGCAACGGCGACTATACCATTGAAGAACCCATCCATTATCCATTTGCTTACAGTGATAATAATTTTCTGCAATGGGTGAATAATCAACTGGTGAAAGCCAAACCGGCGTTTCACAAGAAAACGTTCCTGAAAGATCTTCACAAATCTACGGAATTCTGTGGTACGTGCCACAAAGTGCATCTGCCGGAAGAGCTGAACCAATACAAGTTCCTCCGCGGGCAGAATCATTACGATTCCTTTCTGTTGAGCGGTGTGTCCGGTCACGGGGCCCGCAGTTTTTACTATCCTCCCAAAGCCCAGGAGAACTGCAACAAGTGTCACATGCCAGCCAAACCATCCAACGACTTTGGCGCACGAAACTTCTATGACTCGAAAGAACTCAGTGTTCACAATCATCTGTTCCCGGCTGCGAATACCGGCATCGCCGCATTACGCAATGACCCGGAAACAGTCGCCATTCATCAGGCCTTCCTGAAAGACAATCTTCGCGTTGATTTTTTTGGCATTCGAGAAGAAGGCAAGATCGAAGGTAAACTGATCGCTCCTCTGCGACCGGAAGTCCCTACCCTGAAACCCGGTAACAAGTATCTGCTGGAAACGGTTTTGCGTACCTTGAAAGTCGGACATCACTTTACCCAGGGCACCGCCGACTCCAATGAGATCTGGCTGGACGTGACGGTCAAAAGTGGCGATCGAATCATCGGACGCAGCGGCTCCCGAGAAGAAGACGGGACCGTAGATCCCTGGTCGCATTACGTGAACGCTTTTGTGATTGACCGCGACGGTAATCGAATCTCCCGTCGAAATCCAGAAGATATTTTCGTACCATTGTACAATAACCAGATGCCGCCGGGCGCCGGCCAGACCATTCACTATGAACTGATTCTGCCCGATGACCTGACCGCGCCGGTGACGGTCGAAGCAAAACTGCAGTATCGTAAATTTGATACGCATTACATGCAGTTTGTGGCTTCATCGCTGGAAGCCAAAGGCCAGACACTCTCCTGGAAGGAAAAAGGGGTTCCTTATGTGAATACTCTACCCATCACAACCATCGCTTCGGATACCATTACGTTTCCGATCGAGGGGGTGACTGCGAAAGTGAAAAACAAGGAAGTCGAAATCCCGGTCTGGCAGCGCTGGAACGATTACGGTATAGGCCTGTTCCTGAAAGGCAAAGCAGAACTGCGCCAGGCAGCGGAAGCATTTGAGCAGGTTGATCGACTCGACCGTTACGATGGTTCATTGAATCTGGCGCGGGTGTATTTCACGGAAGGACGCCTGGAAGATGCCGTTGATGCACTGAAGCGAACCGCTTCCTTCAGCAATCCCCCCGCGCCGCCTTGGACTCTCGCCTGGCTGAGTGGCAAGGTGAATCAGCAGCAGGGACACCTGGAAGAAGCAGAGAAAAACTTCCGCAGTGTGCTGGAAGACCAGACGGAAGAACGCACCCGCCGCGGATTTGACTTCAGTAAAGACTACGTGGTCATCAATGATCTCGGTCAAAACCTGTTTGATCAGGCCAAGCGGTTCCGCACGGAAGAAAACCGGGAACAGCGCGATCAACTGCTCAATCAGGCCGTCGATCAGTTTCAGAAAACACTGACCCTGGACCCGGAAAATGTCACCGCGCATTACGGCCTGTCTCTGGTTTATGATCAGTTGAAGCAACCGGAACTGTCTGAGAAGCATCGGAAGCTGCATCAGAAATATAAAGTCGATGATACCGCACGGGGAGTCGCGGAACGAAAAGCACGCGAAAAGTATCCTGCAGCCAACCACGCAGCAGAGCAACCCGTGATTTACTCATTAAACCGTACGGTCAAACCCTGA
- a CDS encoding DUF1501 domain-containing protein, translating into MSLRQSRRDFLHVGFAGGIGLTLPDFLRMKSAQAEIKKYESKEGTAKSVIFIYLPGGAAHQETWDPKPYAPVEYRGPMGSIDTNVAGVRFNEKLAKTAKIMDKLTVCRSMSHGEAAHERGTHNMFTGYRPSPALQFPSMGSVVTHEFGPKNSMPQYVCIPNQPNEFAGTGYLSSSFAPFSVGADPASNGFKVRDLNLPGGVDNNRFTRRRSLLSAVNEHFVSKEKADSLDAVDTFYKQAYDMVSSKASQEAFDLDKEDAKVRDAYGRNQAGARMLLSRRLVEAGARFVTMTYGGWDMHDRIQTGIERNVPSFDQAFSTLITDLYDRGLLDSTLVCVCSEFGRTPKINGTAGRDHWPKVFSVVMAGGGIKGGNVYGSSDAIASEPEDNPLSVMDWATTIYHCMGIVADKELMAPGDRPIEIVDGGKVVKDLLV; encoded by the coding sequence ATGAGCTTGAGACAATCACGTCGCGATTTTTTGCATGTTGGTTTTGCAGGTGGAATCGGTCTGACTCTGCCTGACTTTCTCCGTATGAAAAGTGCCCAGGCAGAAATCAAAAAATACGAATCAAAAGAGGGTACTGCCAAATCGGTTATCTTCATCTACCTCCCCGGTGGTGCTGCCCATCAGGAAACCTGGGACCCCAAACCTTATGCTCCTGTCGAGTATCGTGGCCCCATGGGATCAATCGATACCAATGTTGCCGGTGTTCGCTTCAATGAGAAGCTGGCGAAAACCGCTAAGATCATGGATAAGCTGACTGTCTGCCGTTCCATGTCTCACGGCGAAGCAGCACACGAGCGGGGAACACATAATATGTTCACCGGATATCGTCCCAGCCCCGCCCTGCAGTTCCCCAGTATGGGAAGTGTTGTGACTCATGAATTTGGTCCTAAAAACAGCATGCCACAATATGTCTGTATTCCCAATCAACCAAATGAGTTCGCAGGGACCGGCTATTTGAGTTCCTCTTTCGCTCCTTTCAGCGTAGGTGCAGACCCTGCTTCCAACGGCTTCAAAGTTCGGGACCTGAACCTGCCTGGTGGTGTGGACAACAACCGGTTTACCCGCCGTCGTTCTCTGCTGAGTGCTGTCAACGAGCACTTTGTCTCGAAAGAAAAAGCTGACTCACTCGACGCCGTCGATACTTTCTACAAGCAGGCCTATGACATGGTCTCTTCCAAAGCATCACAGGAAGCCTTTGACCTGGATAAAGAAGACGCCAAAGTCAGAGACGCCTACGGACGCAATCAGGCGGGTGCCCGCATGCTGCTGTCTCGTCGTCTGGTAGAAGCCGGAGCACGTTTCGTCACCATGACTTACGGTGGCTGGGACATGCACGACCGGATTCAGACCGGTATCGAACGCAACGTGCCTTCGTTCGATCAGGCATTTTCAACATTGATTACAGATCTCTACGATCGCGGATTACTCGACAGCACCCTGGTCTGTGTCTGTAGTGAATTCGGACGTACTCCCAAAATCAACGGAACTGCCGGACGTGACCACTGGCCTAAAGTCTTCAGTGTCGTCATGGCTGGTGGCGGAATTAAAGGTGGAAACGTCTACGGTTCATCAGATGCGATTGCCAGCGAACCCGAAGACAACCCACTGTCTGTAATGGACTGGGCAACCACCATTTACCACTGTATGGGGATTGTCGCTGATAAAGAACTGATGGCTCCCGGCGATCGTCCTATTGAGATTGTCGACGGCGGTAAAGTCGTCAAAGACCTGCTGGTTTAG
- a CDS encoding Rieske (2Fe-2S) protein, giving the protein MGKKIRIADLTTVPEGQAGEFVAEDRIIALFHVDGAYYAMDGVCPHAGGPLGEGALTGNVVTCPWHGWQFDVTTGKHCLNERLCHPTYPVLVEEDGIYIELPES; this is encoded by the coding sequence ATGGGTAAGAAAATACGAATCGCCGACCTGACGACCGTGCCTGAAGGACAGGCGGGTGAGTTTGTCGCGGAAGATCGTATTATTGCCCTGTTTCATGTGGATGGTGCGTATTATGCCATGGACGGTGTCTGTCCACATGCAGGGGGGCCACTGGGTGAAGGGGCGCTGACGGGAAATGTCGTGACGTGTCCCTGGCATGGCTGGCAGTTTGATGTGACGACAGGCAAGCACTGTCTGAATGAACGCCTGTGCCACCCGACCTATCCCGTCCTGGTGGAAGAGGACGGGATTTACATCGAACTTCCGGAGTCATAG
- a CDS encoding CRTAC1 family protein: MSDLNPDDLSPELEIETEQNDESIGRAFWYSFSVILLLAICGGSIYAWKQMQQPEEIVKETPLALPAQRKTEEITLPQIPFTDITEAAGIRFVHNNGASGEKLLPETMGGGAAFFDYDNDGDQDLLLVGSQNWPWSKAGEQQKSVPSLALYQNDGSGKFQDVTESMGLNLSLYGMGVACGDYNNDGLVDLYISSLGSNRLLKNEGTRFKDVTAQAGVGGPDHLWSTSCGWFDYDRDGDLDLLVCNYVDWTPAYDRAQNFTLKGGIRAYGRPQNFNGVNPLLYQNQGNGTFKDMTEQAGLRVFSPGTGVPLAKSLGLNFYDFDEDGYLDIFITNDTVQNLLFRNQQDGTFSETAALAGVAFDMDGNARGAMGIDIANFRNDDTLGIAIGNFANEMTALYTSPGKEMQFIDEAISNGLGPQTRQALTFGVFFFDADLDGRLDLFSANGHLEEDINIVQERQHYKQPPQLFWNCGPQYATEFVLLDESLVGKDFVEPLVGRGATFGDIDADGDLDLVIMTTGNKPRLLRNDQQTGHHWVRFHLFSEGTATKDSPAASHRNALGAQIEIKTAAGIQKRMVMPTRSYLSQTELPVTFGLGKDEEIESVSIKWPSGKVTSLKNLKPDQVYRISEQSGHVEK; this comes from the coding sequence ATGTCAGATTTGAACCCTGATGACCTGAGCCCCGAACTGGAAATTGAAACCGAGCAGAATGATGAATCCATCGGTCGCGCATTCTGGTATTCCTTCTCGGTGATCCTGCTCCTTGCTATTTGTGGCGGGAGCATTTATGCCTGGAAGCAGATGCAACAGCCAGAGGAAATCGTCAAGGAAACTCCCCTTGCGCTCCCTGCTCAACGAAAAACGGAAGAAATCACGCTTCCTCAGATCCCATTTACAGATATTACAGAAGCTGCCGGCATCCGCTTTGTTCATAATAACGGTGCCTCCGGTGAAAAGCTGTTACCGGAAACCATGGGGGGAGGAGCCGCTTTTTTTGATTACGATAATGATGGTGACCAGGATTTACTGCTGGTGGGATCTCAGAACTGGCCCTGGAGTAAGGCAGGGGAGCAACAAAAATCGGTCCCCTCGCTGGCATTGTACCAGAATGATGGATCGGGAAAATTTCAGGATGTCACCGAAAGCATGGGGCTGAATTTGTCACTATATGGCATGGGAGTCGCTTGTGGAGACTATAACAATGACGGTCTGGTTGACTTATATATCTCGTCACTGGGCAGCAACCGCCTGCTGAAAAATGAAGGGACGCGATTCAAAGACGTGACCGCACAGGCCGGAGTGGGAGGCCCCGACCATCTCTGGAGTACCAGTTGTGGCTGGTTCGATTATGACCGGGATGGCGACCTGGATTTGCTCGTCTGCAATTATGTGGACTGGACCCCCGCTTACGACCGCGCGCAGAATTTTACTCTCAAAGGAGGTATTCGTGCTTATGGTCGTCCCCAGAACTTTAACGGCGTGAATCCCCTGCTCTATCAGAATCAGGGGAACGGAACCTTCAAGGATATGACCGAACAGGCAGGACTCAGAGTCTTCTCGCCGGGCACCGGTGTGCCTCTGGCAAAATCGCTGGGTTTGAACTTTTACGATTTCGATGAAGATGGATATCTCGATATCTTCATCACAAATGATACCGTGCAGAATCTGCTGTTCCGAAATCAGCAGGATGGAACCTTCAGCGAAACGGCGGCACTCGCGGGTGTGGCCTTTGACATGGATGGAAATGCACGCGGCGCCATGGGCATCGACATCGCCAATTTTCGAAACGATGACACGCTGGGAATTGCCATCGGGAACTTCGCCAATGAGATGACAGCCCTGTATACTTCCCCAGGAAAAGAGATGCAGTTCATTGATGAAGCGATTTCGAACGGACTGGGACCACAGACACGACAGGCGCTGACCTTTGGCGTCTTCTTTTTTGATGCGGACCTCGATGGGCGCCTGGATCTGTTTTCTGCAAACGGCCACCTGGAAGAAGACATCAATATCGTTCAGGAGCGACAGCATTACAAACAGCCGCCTCAACTCTTCTGGAACTGTGGTCCTCAGTATGCAACCGAGTTTGTTCTCCTGGATGAATCGCTGGTGGGCAAGGATTTCGTCGAACCACTGGTCGGACGTGGCGCGACATTTGGGGATATTGACGCCGATGGTGACCTGGACCTGGTCATCATGACGACGGGCAACAAACCCCGCCTGCTGAGAAATGACCAGCAGACGGGGCACCACTGGGTCCGCTTTCATCTGTTCAGTGAAGGAACAGCGACCAAGGATAGCCCTGCTGCTTCACACCGTAATGCTTTGGGAGCACAGATTGAGATCAAAACTGCTGCCGGCATCCAAAAACGGATGGTGATGCCTACCAGAAGTTATCTGTCGCAAACCGAATTACCAGTGACCTTTGGACTGGGAAAAGATGAGGAAATCGAGTCGGTTTCCATTAAATGGCCCTCTGGGAAAGTGACTTCTCTGAAAAATCTGAAACCCGATCAGGTGTATCGAATTTCAGAGCAATCCGGGCATGTAGAAAAATAG